In a single window of the Zonotrichia albicollis isolate bZonAlb1 chromosome 23, bZonAlb1.hap1, whole genome shotgun sequence genome:
- the HDAC5 gene encoding histone deacetylase 5 isoform X2 — MLLSGRAGPRGEDGGGGGGAAGRAPGGTGGTPGLPGGAGTAPVPRPALTDTRLCEPPRHPRATMDPQSDAEGGSGREPPLELLPRVPLHAALPAPACPAGPEGPEGPGPEAGVDAGLAAAREQQLQRELVALKQQQQLQKQLLFAEFQKQHEHLTRQHQVQLQKHLKQQQEALAARRQQELEQQRQRERQELEQQRLEQLQSLRPKERGRDSAIASTEVKLKLQEFLLSKTKEPGPGPPNHSLPQHPKCWAHHTSLDQSSPPQTGSPGTPPSYKLPLLGTYDGRDDFPLRKTASEPNLKVRSRLKQKVAERRSSPLLRRRDGSVLSAFRKRHVEITVSSVCSSAPGSGPSSPNSSHGAHNGLAASVPNIHSELLPQPRALALDGAQLSLYTSPSLPNLSLGLQATVTVTSAHLPVSPKLSPQAEGERPGVPPGVSPLRPGAALTGKFLSTSSIPGCLLGVALDGGDTPSGSPSLLQHVLLLEQARQQSTLIAVPLHGQSPLVAAERAGAARGGGSKLPRHRPLSRTQSSPLPQSPQALPHGPLQQHFLDKQQLQLAKLLPKGAELARQPPTHPEETEEELTEQQSPPPGDRGPPGPPIALVSPEAGDPPEQPQEPQGCQEPGDSGDEAPGDPDVTELGVTYKQVYPEAPLQLFPAPPLGVLALPHAALARTQSSPASVKPPQPEGPPKHLFTTGVVYDTFMLKHQCTCGNTTIHPEHAGRIQSIWSRLQETGLLGKCERIRGRKATLEEIQTVHSEHHALLYGTSPLNRQKLDSKKLLGPITPKTYAVLPCGGIGVDSDTVWNELHSSSAVRTAVGCLLELAFKVAAGEVKNGFAVIRPPGHHAEESTAMGFCFFNSVAISAKLLQQRLSVGRILIVDWDIHHGNGTQQAFYSDPHVLYISLHRYDDGNFFPGSGAPEEVGSGLGVGYNINIAWTGGVDPPIGDVEYLTAFRTVVMPIAKEFSPDLVLVSAGFDAVEGHLSPLGGYSVTAKCFGHLTKQLMMLAGGRVVLALEGGHDLTAICDASEACVTALLGLELEPLDPALLQQKPNVNAVATLEKVIEIQSRHWGSVRRFAAAVGRSLLEAQRGDTEEAETVTAMALLSVGAEHGRTEPQARPAEEPMEAEPTL, encoded by the exons ATGTTGTTGtcggggcgggcggggccgcgcggcgaagatggaggaggaggcgggggggcggcggggcgcgCGCCGGGCGGCACCGGGGGGACCCCAG GGCTCCCGGGCGGCGCGGGCACAGCCCCGGTGCCCCGGCCGGCGCTGACGGACACGCGGCTCTGCGAGCCCCCCCGGCACCCGCGGGCCACCATGGACCCCCAGAGCGACGCAG AGGGGGGGTCCGGCCGTGAGCCCccgctggagctgctgccccgtgtccccctgcACGCTGCCCTGCCCGCCCCAG CGTGTCCGGCAGGGCCGGAGGGGCCGGAGGGGCCGGGGCCCGAGGCGGGGGTGGACGCGGGGCTGGCGGCGGCgcgggagcagcagctgcagcgggagctggtggccctgaagcagcagcagcagctccagaagcagctgctctttGCCGAGTTCCAGAAGCAGCACGAGCACCTCACCCGCCAGCACCAGGTGCAGCTCCAGAAGCACCTCAAG cagcagcaggaggcccTGGCAGCCCGgcggcagcaggagctggagcagcagcggcagcgggagcggcaggagctggagcagcagcgcctggagcagctgcagagcctgcGCCCCAAGGAGCGGGGCCGGGACA gcgCCATTGCCAGCACGGAGGTGAAGCTGAAGCTCCAGGAATTCCTGCTCAGCAAGACGAAGGAGccgggccccggcccccctaaCCATTCcctcccccagcaccccaaatgTTG ggctCACCACACCTCGTTGGACCAGAGTTCCCCCCCCCAGACCGGCagcccggggacccccccgtCCTACAAGCTCCCCCTCCTCGGCACCTACGACGGCCGGGACGATTTCCCGCTCCGCAAAACCG CGTCCGAGCCCAACCTGAAGGTGCGCTCGCGGCTGAAGCAGAAGGTGGCGGAGCGGAGGAGCAGCCCCCTCCTGCGGCGCCGCGACGGCTCCGTGCTCAGCGCCTTCCGCAAGCGCCACGTGGAGATCACCG TGTCGTCAGTCTGCAGCAGCGCCCCCGGGTcggggcccagctcccccaacaGCTCCCACGGTGCCCACAACGGCCTGGCCGCCTCTGTCCCCAACATCCACAGCGAG ctcctgccccagccccgcgcCCTGGCCCTGGACGgggcccagctcagcctctaCACGTCCCCATCGCTGCCCAAcctgtccctggggctgcaggccactgtcactgtcaccagcgCCCACCTCCCC GTGTCCCCCAAGCTGTCGCCGCAGGCGGAGGGCGAGCGGCCGGGGGTGCCCCCGGGGGTGTCCCCGCTGCGCCCCGGGGCCGCCCTCACCGGGAAGTTCCTGAGCACGTCCTCGATCCCGGGCTGCCTGCTGGGGGTGGCCCTGGACGGGGGGGACACCCCCAGCGGGTCCccgtccctgctgcagcacgtgctgctgctggagcaggcgCGGCAGCAGAGCACCCTCATTGCTG tgcccctGCACGGGCAGTCCCCGCTGGTGGCGGCAGAgcgggccggggctgcccgcGGGGGGGGCAGCAAGCTGCCGCGGCACCGGCCCCTGAGCCGCACGCAGTCCTCGcccctgccccagagcccccaggcgCTGCCCCACGGgcccctccagcagcacttcctggacaagcagcagctccagctggccaAG ctgctccccaagGGGGCGGAGCTGGCACGGCAGCCCCCCACGCACCCCGAGGAGACGGAGGAGGAGCTGACGGAGCAGCAATCGCCCCCCCCGGGGGACAGGggcccccccggcccccccatcgccctggtgtccccagaggCCGGGGACCCCccggagcagccccaggagccccagggctgccaggagccgggggacagcggggacgaGGCCCCTGGGGACCCCGACGTCACCGAGCTGGGGGTCACCTACAAGCAG GTGTACCCCGAGGCGCCGCTGCAGCTCTTCCCCGCGCCCCCCCTGGGGGTCCTGGCTCTGCCCCACGCCGCCCTCGCCCGCACACAATCGTCCCCGGCCAGCGTGAAACCCCCCCAGCCCGAGGGGCCCCCCAAGCACCTCTTCACCACAG GTGTGGTGTACGACACGTTCATGCTGAAGCACCAGTGCACCTGCGGCAACACCACCATCCACCCCGAGCACGCCGGCCGCATCCAGAGCATCTGGTCCCGGCTGCAGGAGACGGGGCTGCTGGGCAAGTGTGAG CGGATCCGGGGCAGGAAGGCGACGCTGGAGGAGATCCAGACGGTGCACTCGGAGCACCACGCGCTGCTCTACGGCACCAGCCCGCTGAACCGCCAGAAACTGGACAGCAAAAAGCTGctgg GTCCCATCACTCCGAAGACGTACGCGGTGCTGCCGTGCGGGGGCATCGGG gtggacagtgacacagtgtgGAACGAGCTGCACTCGTCCAGCGCCGTGCGCACGGCCGTGGGCTGCCTGCTCGAGCTGGCCTTCAAGGTGGCCGCAGGGGAGGTCAAG AACGGCTTCGCTGTCATCCGCCCCCCAGGCCACCATGCCGAGGAGTCCACGGCCAT gggctTTTGCTTCTTCAACTCCGTGGCCATCTCAGccaagctgctgcagcagcggCTCAGCGTGGGCAGGATCCTCATCGTGGACTGG GACATCCACCACGGCAACGGGACCCAGCAGGCCTTCTACAGCGACCCGCACGTGCTCTACATCTCCCTGCACCGCTACGACGACGGCAACTTCTTCCCGGGCAGCGGCGCCCCCGAGGAG gtgggcagcgGGCTGGGCGTGGGCTACAACATCAACATCGCCTGGACCGGCGGCGTGGACCCCCCGATCGGGGACGTGGAGTACCTGACGGCCTTCAG GACGGTGGTGATGCCCATTGCCAAGGAGTTCTCCCCGGACCTGGTGCTGGTCTCCGCCGGCTTTGACGCCGTCGAGGGCCACCTGTCCCCTCTCGGTGGCTACTCCGTCACTGCCAAGT GTTTCGGGCACCTGACCAAGCAGCTGATGATGCTGGCGGGCGGCCGGGTGGTGCTGGCACTGGAAGGGGGGCACGACCTGACGGCCATCTGCGACGCCTCCGAGGCCTGTGTCACCGCCCTGCTGGGCCTCGAG ctggagcccctggacccggccctgctgcagcagaagccCAACGTGAACGCGGTGGCCACGCTGGAGAAGGTCATCGAGATCCAGA GCcggcactggggctctgtccGGCGCTTTGCCGCCGCCGTGGGCCGGTCCCTGCTGGAGGCGCAGCGCGGGGACACCGAGGAGGCCGAGACGGTGACAGCCATGGCCCTGCTGTCCGTGGGGGCTGAGCACGGCAGGACGGAACCACAGGCCAG GCCAGCAGAGGAGCCCATGGAGGCCGAGCCCACGCTCTGA
- the HDAC5 gene encoding histone deacetylase 5 isoform X1: MLLSGRAGPRGEDGGGGGGAAGRAPGGTGGTPGLPGGAGTAPVPRPALTDTRLCEPPRHPRATMDPQSDAEGGSGREPPLELLPRVPLHAALPAPACPAGPEGPEGPGPEAGVDAGLAAAREQQLQRELVALKQQQQLQKQLLFAEFQKQHEHLTRQHQVQLQKHLKQQQEALAARRQQELEQQRQRERQELEQQRLEQLQSLRPKERGRDSAIASTEVKLKLQEFLLSKTKEPGPGPPNHSLPQHPKCWAHHTSLDQSSPPQTGSPGTPPSYKLPLLGTYDGRDDFPLRKTASEPNLKVRSRLKQKVAERRSSPLLRRRDGSVLSAFRKRHVEITVSSVCSSAPGSGPSSPNSSHGAHNGLAASVPNIHSEQLLPQPRALALDGAQLSLYTSPSLPNLSLGLQATVTVTSAHLPVSPKLSPQAEGERPGVPPGVSPLRPGAALTGKFLSTSSIPGCLLGVALDGGDTPSGSPSLLQHVLLLEQARQQSTLIAVPLHGQSPLVAAERAGAARGGGSKLPRHRPLSRTQSSPLPQSPQALPHGPLQQHFLDKQQLQLAKLLPKGAELARQPPTHPEETEEELTEQQSPPPGDRGPPGPPIALVSPEAGDPPEQPQEPQGCQEPGDSGDEAPGDPDVTELGVTYKQVYPEAPLQLFPAPPLGVLALPHAALARTQSSPASVKPPQPEGPPKHLFTTGVVYDTFMLKHQCTCGNTTIHPEHAGRIQSIWSRLQETGLLGKCERIRGRKATLEEIQTVHSEHHALLYGTSPLNRQKLDSKKLLGPITPKTYAVLPCGGIGVDSDTVWNELHSSSAVRTAVGCLLELAFKVAAGEVKNGFAVIRPPGHHAEESTAMGFCFFNSVAISAKLLQQRLSVGRILIVDWDIHHGNGTQQAFYSDPHVLYISLHRYDDGNFFPGSGAPEEVGSGLGVGYNINIAWTGGVDPPIGDVEYLTAFRTVVMPIAKEFSPDLVLVSAGFDAVEGHLSPLGGYSVTAKCFGHLTKQLMMLAGGRVVLALEGGHDLTAICDASEACVTALLGLELEPLDPALLQQKPNVNAVATLEKVIEIQSRHWGSVRRFAAAVGRSLLEAQRGDTEEAETVTAMALLSVGAEHGRTEPQARPAEEPMEAEPTL, from the exons ATGTTGTTGtcggggcgggcggggccgcgcggcgaagatggaggaggaggcgggggggcggcggggcgcgCGCCGGGCGGCACCGGGGGGACCCCAG GGCTCCCGGGCGGCGCGGGCACAGCCCCGGTGCCCCGGCCGGCGCTGACGGACACGCGGCTCTGCGAGCCCCCCCGGCACCCGCGGGCCACCATGGACCCCCAGAGCGACGCAG AGGGGGGGTCCGGCCGTGAGCCCccgctggagctgctgccccgtgtccccctgcACGCTGCCCTGCCCGCCCCAG CGTGTCCGGCAGGGCCGGAGGGGCCGGAGGGGCCGGGGCCCGAGGCGGGGGTGGACGCGGGGCTGGCGGCGGCgcgggagcagcagctgcagcgggagctggtggccctgaagcagcagcagcagctccagaagcagctgctctttGCCGAGTTCCAGAAGCAGCACGAGCACCTCACCCGCCAGCACCAGGTGCAGCTCCAGAAGCACCTCAAG cagcagcaggaggcccTGGCAGCCCGgcggcagcaggagctggagcagcagcggcagcgggagcggcaggagctggagcagcagcgcctggagcagctgcagagcctgcGCCCCAAGGAGCGGGGCCGGGACA gcgCCATTGCCAGCACGGAGGTGAAGCTGAAGCTCCAGGAATTCCTGCTCAGCAAGACGAAGGAGccgggccccggcccccctaaCCATTCcctcccccagcaccccaaatgTTG ggctCACCACACCTCGTTGGACCAGAGTTCCCCCCCCCAGACCGGCagcccggggacccccccgtCCTACAAGCTCCCCCTCCTCGGCACCTACGACGGCCGGGACGATTTCCCGCTCCGCAAAACCG CGTCCGAGCCCAACCTGAAGGTGCGCTCGCGGCTGAAGCAGAAGGTGGCGGAGCGGAGGAGCAGCCCCCTCCTGCGGCGCCGCGACGGCTCCGTGCTCAGCGCCTTCCGCAAGCGCCACGTGGAGATCACCG TGTCGTCAGTCTGCAGCAGCGCCCCCGGGTcggggcccagctcccccaacaGCTCCCACGGTGCCCACAACGGCCTGGCCGCCTCTGTCCCCAACATCCACAGCGAG cagctcctgccccagccccgcgcCCTGGCCCTGGACGgggcccagctcagcctctaCACGTCCCCATCGCTGCCCAAcctgtccctggggctgcaggccactgtcactgtcaccagcgCCCACCTCCCC GTGTCCCCCAAGCTGTCGCCGCAGGCGGAGGGCGAGCGGCCGGGGGTGCCCCCGGGGGTGTCCCCGCTGCGCCCCGGGGCCGCCCTCACCGGGAAGTTCCTGAGCACGTCCTCGATCCCGGGCTGCCTGCTGGGGGTGGCCCTGGACGGGGGGGACACCCCCAGCGGGTCCccgtccctgctgcagcacgtgctgctgctggagcaggcgCGGCAGCAGAGCACCCTCATTGCTG tgcccctGCACGGGCAGTCCCCGCTGGTGGCGGCAGAgcgggccggggctgcccgcGGGGGGGGCAGCAAGCTGCCGCGGCACCGGCCCCTGAGCCGCACGCAGTCCTCGcccctgccccagagcccccaggcgCTGCCCCACGGgcccctccagcagcacttcctggacaagcagcagctccagctggccaAG ctgctccccaagGGGGCGGAGCTGGCACGGCAGCCCCCCACGCACCCCGAGGAGACGGAGGAGGAGCTGACGGAGCAGCAATCGCCCCCCCCGGGGGACAGGggcccccccggcccccccatcgccctggtgtccccagaggCCGGGGACCCCccggagcagccccaggagccccagggctgccaggagccgggggacagcggggacgaGGCCCCTGGGGACCCCGACGTCACCGAGCTGGGGGTCACCTACAAGCAG GTGTACCCCGAGGCGCCGCTGCAGCTCTTCCCCGCGCCCCCCCTGGGGGTCCTGGCTCTGCCCCACGCCGCCCTCGCCCGCACACAATCGTCCCCGGCCAGCGTGAAACCCCCCCAGCCCGAGGGGCCCCCCAAGCACCTCTTCACCACAG GTGTGGTGTACGACACGTTCATGCTGAAGCACCAGTGCACCTGCGGCAACACCACCATCCACCCCGAGCACGCCGGCCGCATCCAGAGCATCTGGTCCCGGCTGCAGGAGACGGGGCTGCTGGGCAAGTGTGAG CGGATCCGGGGCAGGAAGGCGACGCTGGAGGAGATCCAGACGGTGCACTCGGAGCACCACGCGCTGCTCTACGGCACCAGCCCGCTGAACCGCCAGAAACTGGACAGCAAAAAGCTGctgg GTCCCATCACTCCGAAGACGTACGCGGTGCTGCCGTGCGGGGGCATCGGG gtggacagtgacacagtgtgGAACGAGCTGCACTCGTCCAGCGCCGTGCGCACGGCCGTGGGCTGCCTGCTCGAGCTGGCCTTCAAGGTGGCCGCAGGGGAGGTCAAG AACGGCTTCGCTGTCATCCGCCCCCCAGGCCACCATGCCGAGGAGTCCACGGCCAT gggctTTTGCTTCTTCAACTCCGTGGCCATCTCAGccaagctgctgcagcagcggCTCAGCGTGGGCAGGATCCTCATCGTGGACTGG GACATCCACCACGGCAACGGGACCCAGCAGGCCTTCTACAGCGACCCGCACGTGCTCTACATCTCCCTGCACCGCTACGACGACGGCAACTTCTTCCCGGGCAGCGGCGCCCCCGAGGAG gtgggcagcgGGCTGGGCGTGGGCTACAACATCAACATCGCCTGGACCGGCGGCGTGGACCCCCCGATCGGGGACGTGGAGTACCTGACGGCCTTCAG GACGGTGGTGATGCCCATTGCCAAGGAGTTCTCCCCGGACCTGGTGCTGGTCTCCGCCGGCTTTGACGCCGTCGAGGGCCACCTGTCCCCTCTCGGTGGCTACTCCGTCACTGCCAAGT GTTTCGGGCACCTGACCAAGCAGCTGATGATGCTGGCGGGCGGCCGGGTGGTGCTGGCACTGGAAGGGGGGCACGACCTGACGGCCATCTGCGACGCCTCCGAGGCCTGTGTCACCGCCCTGCTGGGCCTCGAG ctggagcccctggacccggccctgctgcagcagaagccCAACGTGAACGCGGTGGCCACGCTGGAGAAGGTCATCGAGATCCAGA GCcggcactggggctctgtccGGCGCTTTGCCGCCGCCGTGGGCCGGTCCCTGCTGGAGGCGCAGCGCGGGGACACCGAGGAGGCCGAGACGGTGACAGCCATGGCCCTGCTGTCCGTGGGGGCTGAGCACGGCAGGACGGAACCACAGGCCAG GCCAGCAGAGGAGCCCATGGAGGCCGAGCCCACGCTCTGA
- the HDAC5 gene encoding histone deacetylase 5 isoform X3, with translation MLLSGRAGPRGEDGGGGGGAAGRAPGGTGGTPGLPGGAGTAPVPRPALTDTRLCEPPRHPRATMDPQSDAEGGSGREPPLELLPRVPLHAALPAPACPAGPEGPEGPGPEAGVDAGLAAAREQQLQRELVALKQQQQLQKQLLFAEFQKQHEHLTRQHQVQLQKHLKQQEALAARRQQELEQQRQRERQELEQQRLEQLQSLRPKERGRDSAIASTEVKLKLQEFLLSKTKEPGPGPPNHSLPQHPKCWAHHTSLDQSSPPQTGSPGTPPSYKLPLLGTYDGRDDFPLRKTASEPNLKVRSRLKQKVAERRSSPLLRRRDGSVLSAFRKRHVEITVSSVCSSAPGSGPSSPNSSHGAHNGLAASVPNIHSEQLLPQPRALALDGAQLSLYTSPSLPNLSLGLQATVTVTSAHLPVSPKLSPQAEGERPGVPPGVSPLRPGAALTGKFLSTSSIPGCLLGVALDGGDTPSGSPSLLQHVLLLEQARQQSTLIAVPLHGQSPLVAAERAGAARGGGSKLPRHRPLSRTQSSPLPQSPQALPHGPLQQHFLDKQQLQLAKLLPKGAELARQPPTHPEETEEELTEQQSPPPGDRGPPGPPIALVSPEAGDPPEQPQEPQGCQEPGDSGDEAPGDPDVTELGVTYKQVYPEAPLQLFPAPPLGVLALPHAALARTQSSPASVKPPQPEGPPKHLFTTGVVYDTFMLKHQCTCGNTTIHPEHAGRIQSIWSRLQETGLLGKCERIRGRKATLEEIQTVHSEHHALLYGTSPLNRQKLDSKKLLGPITPKTYAVLPCGGIGVDSDTVWNELHSSSAVRTAVGCLLELAFKVAAGEVKNGFAVIRPPGHHAEESTAMGFCFFNSVAISAKLLQQRLSVGRILIVDWDIHHGNGTQQAFYSDPHVLYISLHRYDDGNFFPGSGAPEEVGSGLGVGYNINIAWTGGVDPPIGDVEYLTAFRTVVMPIAKEFSPDLVLVSAGFDAVEGHLSPLGGYSVTAKCFGHLTKQLMMLAGGRVVLALEGGHDLTAICDASEACVTALLGLELEPLDPALLQQKPNVNAVATLEKVIEIQSRHWGSVRRFAAAVGRSLLEAQRGDTEEAETVTAMALLSVGAEHGRTEPQARPAEEPMEAEPTL, from the exons ATGTTGTTGtcggggcgggcggggccgcgcggcgaagatggaggaggaggcgggggggcggcggggcgcgCGCCGGGCGGCACCGGGGGGACCCCAG GGCTCCCGGGCGGCGCGGGCACAGCCCCGGTGCCCCGGCCGGCGCTGACGGACACGCGGCTCTGCGAGCCCCCCCGGCACCCGCGGGCCACCATGGACCCCCAGAGCGACGCAG AGGGGGGGTCCGGCCGTGAGCCCccgctggagctgctgccccgtgtccccctgcACGCTGCCCTGCCCGCCCCAG CGTGTCCGGCAGGGCCGGAGGGGCCGGAGGGGCCGGGGCCCGAGGCGGGGGTGGACGCGGGGCTGGCGGCGGCgcgggagcagcagctgcagcgggagctggtggccctgaagcagcagcagcagctccagaagcagctgctctttGCCGAGTTCCAGAAGCAGCACGAGCACCTCACCCGCCAGCACCAGGTGCAGCTCCAGAAGCACCTCAAG cagcaggaggcccTGGCAGCCCGgcggcagcaggagctggagcagcagcggcagcgggagcggcaggagctggagcagcagcgcctggagcagctgcagagcctgcGCCCCAAGGAGCGGGGCCGGGACA gcgCCATTGCCAGCACGGAGGTGAAGCTGAAGCTCCAGGAATTCCTGCTCAGCAAGACGAAGGAGccgggccccggcccccctaaCCATTCcctcccccagcaccccaaatgTTG ggctCACCACACCTCGTTGGACCAGAGTTCCCCCCCCCAGACCGGCagcccggggacccccccgtCCTACAAGCTCCCCCTCCTCGGCACCTACGACGGCCGGGACGATTTCCCGCTCCGCAAAACCG CGTCCGAGCCCAACCTGAAGGTGCGCTCGCGGCTGAAGCAGAAGGTGGCGGAGCGGAGGAGCAGCCCCCTCCTGCGGCGCCGCGACGGCTCCGTGCTCAGCGCCTTCCGCAAGCGCCACGTGGAGATCACCG TGTCGTCAGTCTGCAGCAGCGCCCCCGGGTcggggcccagctcccccaacaGCTCCCACGGTGCCCACAACGGCCTGGCCGCCTCTGTCCCCAACATCCACAGCGAG cagctcctgccccagccccgcgcCCTGGCCCTGGACGgggcccagctcagcctctaCACGTCCCCATCGCTGCCCAAcctgtccctggggctgcaggccactgtcactgtcaccagcgCCCACCTCCCC GTGTCCCCCAAGCTGTCGCCGCAGGCGGAGGGCGAGCGGCCGGGGGTGCCCCCGGGGGTGTCCCCGCTGCGCCCCGGGGCCGCCCTCACCGGGAAGTTCCTGAGCACGTCCTCGATCCCGGGCTGCCTGCTGGGGGTGGCCCTGGACGGGGGGGACACCCCCAGCGGGTCCccgtccctgctgcagcacgtgctgctgctggagcaggcgCGGCAGCAGAGCACCCTCATTGCTG tgcccctGCACGGGCAGTCCCCGCTGGTGGCGGCAGAgcgggccggggctgcccgcGGGGGGGGCAGCAAGCTGCCGCGGCACCGGCCCCTGAGCCGCACGCAGTCCTCGcccctgccccagagcccccaggcgCTGCCCCACGGgcccctccagcagcacttcctggacaagcagcagctccagctggccaAG ctgctccccaagGGGGCGGAGCTGGCACGGCAGCCCCCCACGCACCCCGAGGAGACGGAGGAGGAGCTGACGGAGCAGCAATCGCCCCCCCCGGGGGACAGGggcccccccggcccccccatcgccctggtgtccccagaggCCGGGGACCCCccggagcagccccaggagccccagggctgccaggagccgggggacagcggggacgaGGCCCCTGGGGACCCCGACGTCACCGAGCTGGGGGTCACCTACAAGCAG GTGTACCCCGAGGCGCCGCTGCAGCTCTTCCCCGCGCCCCCCCTGGGGGTCCTGGCTCTGCCCCACGCCGCCCTCGCCCGCACACAATCGTCCCCGGCCAGCGTGAAACCCCCCCAGCCCGAGGGGCCCCCCAAGCACCTCTTCACCACAG GTGTGGTGTACGACACGTTCATGCTGAAGCACCAGTGCACCTGCGGCAACACCACCATCCACCCCGAGCACGCCGGCCGCATCCAGAGCATCTGGTCCCGGCTGCAGGAGACGGGGCTGCTGGGCAAGTGTGAG CGGATCCGGGGCAGGAAGGCGACGCTGGAGGAGATCCAGACGGTGCACTCGGAGCACCACGCGCTGCTCTACGGCACCAGCCCGCTGAACCGCCAGAAACTGGACAGCAAAAAGCTGctgg GTCCCATCACTCCGAAGACGTACGCGGTGCTGCCGTGCGGGGGCATCGGG gtggacagtgacacagtgtgGAACGAGCTGCACTCGTCCAGCGCCGTGCGCACGGCCGTGGGCTGCCTGCTCGAGCTGGCCTTCAAGGTGGCCGCAGGGGAGGTCAAG AACGGCTTCGCTGTCATCCGCCCCCCAGGCCACCATGCCGAGGAGTCCACGGCCAT gggctTTTGCTTCTTCAACTCCGTGGCCATCTCAGccaagctgctgcagcagcggCTCAGCGTGGGCAGGATCCTCATCGTGGACTGG GACATCCACCACGGCAACGGGACCCAGCAGGCCTTCTACAGCGACCCGCACGTGCTCTACATCTCCCTGCACCGCTACGACGACGGCAACTTCTTCCCGGGCAGCGGCGCCCCCGAGGAG gtgggcagcgGGCTGGGCGTGGGCTACAACATCAACATCGCCTGGACCGGCGGCGTGGACCCCCCGATCGGGGACGTGGAGTACCTGACGGCCTTCAG GACGGTGGTGATGCCCATTGCCAAGGAGTTCTCCCCGGACCTGGTGCTGGTCTCCGCCGGCTTTGACGCCGTCGAGGGCCACCTGTCCCCTCTCGGTGGCTACTCCGTCACTGCCAAGT GTTTCGGGCACCTGACCAAGCAGCTGATGATGCTGGCGGGCGGCCGGGTGGTGCTGGCACTGGAAGGGGGGCACGACCTGACGGCCATCTGCGACGCCTCCGAGGCCTGTGTCACCGCCCTGCTGGGCCTCGAG ctggagcccctggacccggccctgctgcagcagaagccCAACGTGAACGCGGTGGCCACGCTGGAGAAGGTCATCGAGATCCAGA GCcggcactggggctctgtccGGCGCTTTGCCGCCGCCGTGGGCCGGTCCCTGCTGGAGGCGCAGCGCGGGGACACCGAGGAGGCCGAGACGGTGACAGCCATGGCCCTGCTGTCCGTGGGGGCTGAGCACGGCAGGACGGAACCACAGGCCAG GCCAGCAGAGGAGCCCATGGAGGCCGAGCCCACGCTCTGA